From the Sebastes umbrosus isolate fSebUmb1 chromosome 2, fSebUmb1.pri, whole genome shotgun sequence genome, one window contains:
- the map1aa gene encoding microtubule-associated protein 1A isoform X1 codes for MEIPIAAAAAAASVERAELEECVQHHGQHRTGAAVTSQQTRKYRMLIVIGEISTSHHLDAARKQITQGLRSWNVDLTVCDLNKELQLFETRHTAQFSSQVKGQRILRYQSDVLETAVLVNPSEETAASEIRSLITDFAGNKLLILSGQSSEQGGDVLLQGGAFTWQHFSDIVSNPQVIELLSKASPAQPSRLTVSCQGDGGWSSLGQSQEQQSLQNLLEYRLNPEPHLPDMDGVTEFTEYVSETVDVPSSFDLLEPPTSGGFLKLSKPCCYIFPGGRGDSALFAVNGFNILVDGGSDRKSCFWKLVRHLDRIDSVLLTHIGADNLPGINGLFQRKIAEQEEERNQGSGSSSNGEWMKNLISPELGIVFFNVPEKLRMPESTLKVKRSIEEASLTLQYLNKLGITPEPLHRVVSNTIEPITLFHKLGVGKLDMYVLNPVKESKEMQFLMQKWAGNSKAKTGITMANGKEGEISVPYLTSVTALIVWIPHRPTEKIVRVLFPGNAPQNKIFEGLEKLKHLDFLRYPVATQKDISSGVPPPIIKQTKMRSRTDSKESLKSSPKPHSKTTKKEASGPEDESKSELTKENKVEKKEEKKLKSESLKATKQQKNSEVAPVAGKTEKKKILKDKTVKHEKASKMDEKKDKEKKEIKKEKVKKDENIRKEEKKESKAKEDKKKDPSKPELRKITKPDLKPLTPEVRKTLHKAKTQAKPKTDKNKAGKEDEKNMTKAHEKKPVPKNIPEEIAAAALADRSIVSSPEDLTEDFEALKQEEQCTVKTEPIQNDVMFGHSLFTDTKPPSLVFPDEKVTSPATEIKSASPKSPVKPTEDNIDKGPPAHAVATDKKEARDGFDKKNEEEKMEKYGKYSAKDDIRDRSKKSDSSEEEGDVIEKADLEGTEDDEVLKYKTEEAKRNGKEWDSKPTEAKSLSTAALSGQVAASASELFSFIQDETIPGYSETEQTISDEEIHEEPEDRIPQLRYDVGSYDISVPDVPGTFDSMHGIKEMKSSAVSDIKPKAFMGGHEHELAPYPAIIAAPLAEEEHISSATSITEYDKLSSFATSVAEDQSITSVTAPQTEEVGKNSLLLDTMNSIPSRAEAALGKDYLHSAGTISPTSSLEDDKCFKSPSSDEYQPNVPEMEGDAKIKSVHEEEDDEEDEDEDQTPNVDIPLGKLQEGYEQAAFMMLQEKQKSPSATYSPPPPPLFSSMQHSPTQAAKENLFSSEGFKTGADIKPVSPPSSFSPGLESHSRQESEERCLSPDDSTMKLASPTQSVPTSSGYSPTEEKPFKTEDEAVIDVKADTQTSLIISDCTAFIGGDKTASEESEESNEEEEDYYGKKDLQPAVKAKLMEAKEGCFLDDDFSSEAKSAKTETEVKGSDKTQVTFSTEEKPKPQVTSSDEDEDEEEEEDEDEKDDFPSGVESQPSPKDQSKATDSTDDALKEDEKSVHFSLYSNFPEREGKEKAIYIRQDTPYVHGKTFSYSDIYGSVDSDSYCQESVDKVEKDSAKGGVDLKKPEPPSPVTAVDKMSEKEGFTGKDSSASPWLDSKSTPAVPPFEDVKAKETYEYSPDSRFPSVADRPEASTTSLSSEKDASFKSQTDGTKPQTYSSMTAFDVDIPAAPGYGDKGACLEVDMRKLTAKDEEDYDDDYVDEDDDDEEDEEEDDDEGAVDSDTEKGAKEKSEKEVKSPISEMFGSNRPEFMVSMAGYGYNSQGTPGSSSSLAKAEHKAETDSFGGKPTDLGATGFSSYSSGFEYSYGSGEKDSYLSSQTTDKGKEDFKSTEDSYYQNDRADPDFEKQKTPDLLSKKSLDSSFQYTTTAAPGYSSSSAYSYSSSTSGSLSTSRQFGEELGTPAEPLFEYSSFKDEHSLVMDTPFSGSAGAKDDYLEVSEKQITATTTAESTSGLARFSPLSPFEEVKSFPSLSSSAFAEDKKEHTTSAGGVTDKGPQSECFYKPDWSEGSKLDSAVGFGASAGPFAPPAELSKDKEAASAALFGVTSSPRPDIEGKHYFEETDSSEEEDEEAYMREMTRRSPSGGLAGSLSFSDKPVSPAASEKTAGALPDVLGSYMPSPLQASKPDTVNGPTEVSSSVTLPAGAAASGAVSSGPPKVEPREGAAYRGSFEWEMPKPQMGMVPGDSPPHYRHDDEFEEECEMEPEHPARPLSLSSNDQPFRSPFYAEECSRGGQDDDDDDDSDQDLAGDVPRGATSSYTSRSSPGYSSSEYRQPKQDLSPSFINPCMRQLSSDEDDEEHGRRSDQSQEADEHDLSVKRRDHKQPHHHSSSLHQAGGMPAGLGLATEDTPPTSVSDSLGSQSDSDAPPGTEEYPSVTGEGNMDSDEDADYMPVDKITASGGGGHHSSKKSNDPPPAPLMDPYPHPPRPDVCMVDPDTLGNGLVKKEPKTKGLKKTSGKTKSASPARRKRSPMPVKQTPSPRSASLKKKEADKSSRMSRLSDGQGSKDDDLSRSSYNPGKGLTNGVKSSSGSQKSGSAAAPGLPIYVDLAYIPNHCSAKNVDQEFFKRIRSAYYVVSGNDAAGGEPSRGVLDALLDGKAQWGSNLQVTLIPTHDTEVTRDWYQQTHERQQELNIMVLASSSTVVMQDESFPACKIEF; via the exons GCCAGCGGATTCTCCGGTATCAGAGTGATGTCCTGGAGACAGCGGTGTTGGTGAACCCATCAGAGGAGACCGCCGCCTCAGAG ATCCGCTCTCTGATCACGGACTTTGCTGGGAATAAGTTGCTGATACTGAGCGGCCAGAGCTCTGAGCAGGGAGGTGACGTCCTACTGCAAGGTGGAGCCTTCACCTGGCAACACTTCTCCGACATCGTCTCCAACCCTCAA GTGATTGAACTCCTGTCCAAGGCCTCTCCAGCGCAGCCGTCCAGGCTTACTGTTTCCTGTCAGGGAGACGGGGGCTGGAGCTCCCTGGGCCAAAGCCAGGAGCAGCAGTCGCTTCAAAATCTTCTGGAATACCGCCTGAACCCTGAACCTCACCTCCCCGACATGGACGGAGTCACGGAGTTCACCGAGTATGTCTCGGAGACGGTGGATGTGCCGTCGTCCTTTGACCTCCTGGAGCCCCCGACCTCTGGAGGTTTTCTGAAGCTGTCCAAACCCTGCTGCTACATCTTCCCTGGAGGCAGGGGAGACTCCGCTCTGTTCGCCGTCAACGGATTCAACATCCTGGTGGACGGAGGGTCTGATCGTAAGTCTTGCTTCTGGAAACTGGTTCGCCACCTGGACAGGATCGACTCTGTCCTGCTCACCCATATCGGTGCGGACAACCTCCCCGGCATCAACGGGTTGTTCCAGAGAAAGATtgcagagcaggaagaggagcgtAACCAAGGCTCTGGCTCCAGCAGCAACGGCGAATGGATGAAGAACCTGATCTCTCCTGAGCTCGGGATCGTGTTTTTCAACGTCCCGGAGAAGCTTCGGATGCCGGAGTCCACGCTGAAAGTGAAGCGAAGCATTGAGGAAGCGTCTCTTACGTTGCAGTACCTCAACAAGCTCGGTATCACGCCAGAGCCTCTTCACAGGGTAGTCAGCAACACCATTGAACCCATCACACTGTTCCACAAACTTGGCGTTGGGAAGTTAGACATGTATGTCTTAAACCCTGTGAAAGAGAGCAAAGAGATGCAGTTTCTTATGCAGAAATGGGCTGGAAACAGCAAAGCCAAGACGGGGATAACGATGGCCAATGGAAAAGAAGGAGAAATATCTGTCCCCTATTTGACATCAGTTACCGCTCTCATCGTTTGGATTCCTCACCGTCCAACAGAGAAGATAGTCCGGGTGCTCTTCCCTGGAAATGCACCGCAGAATAAAATCTTCGAGGGCCTCGAGAAGCTGAAACATCTGGACTTCCTGCGATACCCAGTGGCTACCCAAAAAGACATATCATCTGGTGTACCTCCTCCCATCATCAAACAGACTAAAATGAGATCAAGAACTGACAGCAAAGAGAGTCTCAAGTCTTCGCCCAAACCGCActccaaaacaacaaagaaagaaGCCAGCGGGCCGGAGGACGAGTCCAAGAGTGAACTCACTAAAGAGAATAAAGTGGAAaagaaggaagagaagaaaCTCAAGAGTGAAAGTCTAAAAGCCACCAAACAACAGAAGAACAGCGAGGTGGCCCCCGTGGCAGGCAAGAccgagaaaaagaaaatattgaagGACAAAACCGTCAAGCACGAGAAGGCGTCCAAGATGgatgaaaagaaagacaaagagaaaaaagaaattaagaaagagaaagtgaagaaggatgaaaatataagaaaagaagagaaaaaggaaagtaAAGCCAAGGAGGATAAAAAGAAGGACCCGAGTAAACCGGAGCTGAGAAAAATCACTAAACCTGACCTGAAGCCGCTCACCCCGGAAGTGAGGAAAACTCTGCATAAGGCTAAGACTCAGGCTAAGCCCAAGACAGACAAGAATAAAGCAGGTAAAGAGGATgagaaaaacatgacaaaagcaCATGAGAAGAAGCCAGTCCCAAAGAACATCCCAGAGGAGATCGCAGCAGCGGCTTTGGCTGACAGGTCCATTGTGTCCTCACCAGAGGACCTCACTGAGGACTTTGAGGCTCTGAAACAGGAAGAGCAGTGTACAGTTAAGACTGAGCCGATCCAGAACGATGTGATGTTTGGGCATTCACTGTTCACAGATACTAAACCCCCTTCCTTAGTTTTCCCTGATGAGAAAGTCACATCCCCAGCCACGGAGATTAAATCGGCTTCACCCAAATCCCCTGTCAAACCGACAGAAGACAACATAGACAAAGGCCCTCCAGCACACGCTGTAGCCACTGACAAGAAGGAAGCAAGAGATGGCTTTGACAAGAAGAACGAAgaggagaaaatggagaaataTGGCAAATACTCTGCAAAGGACGACATAAGAGACAGATCAAAGAAGAGTGACagctcagaggaggagggtgacgTCATTGAAAAAGCCGACCTCGAAGGAACGGAAGATGACGAGGTCCTGAAATATAAAACAGAGGAGGCGAAAAGAAATGGAAAGGAGTGGGACAGCAAGCCGACCGAGGCGAAATCTTTATCAACCGCGGCCCTGTCTGGGCAAGTCGCAGCCTCCGCCTCGGAGCTGTTCTCCTTCATCCAAGACGAGACCATCCCCGGCTACTCCGAGACCGAGCAGACCATCTCCGATGAGGAGATCCACGAGGAACCAGAAGACAGGATCCCACAGCTGCGCTATGACGTGGGCTCCTATGACATCTCAGTCCCTGACGTCCCCGGTACCTTTGACTCCATGCACGGTATAAAAGAGATGAAGAGCTCCGCCGTGTCTGACATCAAACCCAAAGCCTTCATGGGAGGTCACGAGCATGAGCTTGCACCGTACCCCGCCATCATTGCTGCTCCTCTGGCAGAGGAGGAGCACATCTCCTCAGCGACATCCATCACGGAATACGACAAGCTGTCGTCCTTTGCCACGTCGGTCGCCGAGGACCAGTCGATAACCTCTGTGACGGCGCCTCAGACCGAGGAGGTTGGGAAGAACTCTCTCTTACTGGACACCATGAACAGTATCCCGTCACGCGCCGAGGCCGCCCTTGGGAAGGACTACCTCCACTCAGCGGGAACCATCTCACCCACCTCCTCTCTGGAGGACGACAAGTGCTTTAAGTCTCCTTCCTCTGATGAGTACCAGCCCAACGTTCCCGAGATGGAGGGTGACGCAAAGATCAAATCAGTCCACGAAGAAGAAGACGACGAGGAAGACGAGGACGAGGACCAGACTCCGAACGTTGACATCCCTCTGGGTAAACTCCAAGAGGGCTACGAACAGGCAGCCTTCATGATGCTCCAGGAGAAGCAGAAATCTCCCTCTGCCActtattctcctcctcctcctcctctcttctccagcATGCAGCACTCTCCCACACAGGCTGCCAAAGAAAACCTCTTCAGCTCAGAGGGATTTAAAACTGGTGCTGATATAAAGCCGGTTTCACCCCCTTCATCTTTCTCCCCTGGGTTAGAGTCCCACTCCAGGCAGGAGAGCGAGGAAAGATGTCTAAGTCCAGATGACAGCACCATGAAACTGGCCTCACCCACACAGTCAGTGCCCACAAGCAGCGGCTACTCTCCGACCGAAGAGAAACCCTTCAAGACAGAAGATGAAGCGGTGATCGATGTTAAAGCCGACACCCAGACATCGCTCATTATCTCAGACTGCACCGCCTTTATTGGAGGTGACAAGACAGCGTCTGAAGAGTCTGAAGAATCcaatgaggaggaagaggactaTTACGGCAAAAAGGATCTACAGCCCGCTGTGAAGGCCAAGCTTATGGAGGCAAAAGAGGGGTGCTTCTTGGACGACGACTTCAGCTCTGAGGCAAAATCTGCAAAGACAGAAACTGAAGTCAAGGGCTCGGACAAGACACAGGTGACTTTCAGCACAGAGGAGAAACCAAAACCTCAGGTGACGTCctcagatgaagatgaagatgaagaggaagaggaagatgaagatgaaaaagatgATTTCCCAAGTGGGGTAGAGTCTCAGCCCTCACCAAAAGATCAAAGCAAAGCAACAGACAGCACAGATGACGCTTTAAAAGAGGATGAGAAAAGTGTTCACTTCAGTCTCTATAGTAATTTTCCAGAGAGGGAGGGCAAAGAAAAGGCCATCTATATAAGACAGGACACGCCCTACGTGCACGGCAAGACATTCTCTTACAGCGACATTTACGGCTCCGTGGACTCTGATTCATATTGTCAGGAGTCCGTAGACAAAGTGGAGAAGGACAGTGCGAAGGGTGGAGTGGATTTGAAGAAACCCGAGCCTCCGTCCCCGGTAACAGCCGTGGATAAGATGTCAGAGAAGGAGGGATTCACCGGCAAAGATTCCTCCGCCTCACCGTGGCTCGACTCCAAGAGCACTCCTGCTGTGCCTCCGTTTGAAGACGTCAAAGCAAAAGAGACATATGAATACAGCCCAGACAGCCGATTCCCTTCAGTCGCCGATAGACCCGAGGCCTCGACCACTTCTTTATCATCAGAAAAAGACGCCTCTTTTAAAAGCCAGACCGACGGCACAAAGCCTCAGACGTACTCCTCAATGACGGCGTTTGATGTAGACATACCTGCCGCCCCAGGTTACGGCGACAAAGGAGCGTGTCTGGAGGTTGATATGCGAAAACTAACTGCAAAGGATGAGGAGGATTATGACGATGATTATGTCGATGAAGACGATGACGACGAggaagacgaagaggaggacgaTGACGAAGGTGCTGTTGATTCTGATACGGAGAAAGGAGCCAAAGAGAAGTCTGAGAAGGAAGTGAAGAGTCCAATCAGTGAAATGTTTGGCTCAAATAGGCCTGAGTTTATGGTTTCTATGGCTGGATACGGATATAACAGCCAGGGGACGCCGGGCAGCTCTAGCTCGCTCGCAAAGGCCGAACACAAAGCTGAGACTGACTCCTTCGGTGGAAAGCCAACGGATTTGGGAGCTACAGGTTTCTCTAGTTACTCCTCAGGATTTGAGTACTCATATGGAAGTGGCGAGAAAGACTCGTATTTATCAAGTCAGACCACAGACAAAGGGAAAGAGGATTTCAAATCAACAGAGGACAGTTATTACCAGAATGACAGAGCTGATCCTGATTTTGAGAAACAGAAGACACCAGACCTTCTGAGCAAGAAATCACTGGACTCAAGCTTTCAGTACACGACCACCGCCGCCCCTGggtactcctcctcctcggccTACAGctactcctcctccacctcggGCTCCCTCTCCACCAGCCGTCAGTTCGGAGAGGAACTGGGGACGCCTGCCGAGCCTCTCTTCGAGTACTCCTCCTTTAAAGATGAACACTCGCTGGTCATGGATACTCCCTTCTCTGGCTCCGCTGGCGCCAAAGACGACTATCTAGAAGTGTctgaaaaacagatcacagccaCAACCACGGCTGAGTCCACCTCCGGTTTAGCTCGCTTCTCACCTCTCAGCCCGTTCGAGGAGGTCAAATCCTTCCCCTCGCTCTCTTCATCTGCCTTCGCTGAGGACAAGAAGGAGCATACGACTTCAGCAGGTGGAGTTACGGACAAAGGCCCTCAATCGGAGTGCTTCTATAAGCCTGATTGGTCTGAAGGGTCCAAGCTGGACTCAGCTGTTGGGTTTGGGGCCTCAGCAGGACCGTTCGCTCCACCTGCAGAGCTCTCCAAGGACAAAGAGGCAGCTAGCGCCGCTCTGTTTGGTGTCACCTCCTCACCACGCCCTGATATAGAAGGCAAGCATTACTTTGAGGAGACGGACAGcagtgaagaggaggacgaggaggctTACATGCGTGAGATGACTCGGAGGTCTCCTTCCGGCGGCCTGGCTGGCAGCCTCTCGTTTTCTGACAAGCCCGTTTCTCCAGCTGCCAGTGAAAAGACAGCTGGTGCACTCCCTGATGTTCTTGGCTCCTACATGCCCTCACCTCTCCAGGCCAGCAAGCCGGACACAGTCAACGGCCCCACGGAGGTCAGCTCAAGCGTCACCCTCCCTGCTGGAGCAGCAGCGAGCGGTGCGGTGTCTTCAGGCCCACCCAAGGTGGAGCCCAGAGAGGGAGCAGCTTACAGGGGCTCCTTTGAGTGGGAGATGCCAAAGCCCCAGATGGGGATGGTGCCCGGAGACTCCCCTCCCCATTACCGCCACGATGACGAGTTCGAAGAGGAGTGTGAGATGGAGCCGGAGCACCCGGCCCGCCCGCTCTCACTCTCTTCAAACGATCAACCGTTTCGCTCGCCGTTCTACGCTGAAGAGTGCAGCCGAGGAGGGCAggatgacgacgacgacgacgacagcGATCAGGATCTTGCTGGCGATGTGCCCAGGGGAGCCACCTCCTCTTATACCAGCCGCAGCTCTCCTGGATATTCCTCCTCCGAGTACCGGCAGCCCAAACAGGACCTCTCACCGTCCTTCATCAACCCATGCATGCGCCAGTTATCCAGCGACGAGGATGACGAGGAGCACGGACGCAGAAGCGACCAATCGCAGGAGGCCGATGAGCACGATCTGTCGGTCAAGAGACGCGATCACAAGCAGCCGCATCATCACAGCAGCTCTCTGCACCAAGCCGGAGGCATGCCGGCAGGGCTGGGTCTGGCCACCGAGGACACACCGCCCACCTCCGTCAGCGACTCTTTAGGCTCGCAGTCAGACTCTGATGCGCCTCCAGGAACCGAGGAATACCCCTCGGTCACCGGCGAAGGCAACATGGACTCAGATGAGGATGCAGACTACATGCCCGTCGATAAAATAACTGCCTCTGGAGGAGGCGGCCATCATTCCTCTAAGAAGAGCAACGACCCTCCTCCTGCTCCGCTCATGGACCCCTACCCTCACCCCCCACGCCCAGACGTGTGCATGGTGGATCCTGACACTTTGGGTAACGGCTTAGTTAAGAAGGAGCCGAAAACCAAGGGCTTAAAGAAGACTTCTGGGAAAACCAAATCAGCATCCCCGGCGAGGCGCAAGAGGTCTCCCATGCCTGTCAAACAGACGCCGTCTCCTCGCAGCGCCTCGCTGAAGAAGAAGGAGGCGGACAAGAGCTCACGTATGTCCCGTCTGTCAGATGGACAGGGCTCCAAAGACGACGACCTCTCCAGGTCGAGCTACAACCCCGGCAAAGGGCTGACTAACGGTGTCAAGAGCAGTTCAG GCTCTCAGAAGTCCGGCTCTGCAGCTGCTCCCGGCCTTCCTATTTATGTGGACTTGGCCTACATTCCCAACCACTGCAGTGCCAAGAACGTGGACCAAGAGTTTTTCAAACGCATTCGCTCTGCGTACTACGTGGTGAGCGGGAACGACGCGGCAGGTGGTGAACCCAGCCGAGGAGTCCTCGATGCACTGCTGGATGGCAAAGCTCAGTGGGGATCAAACCTACAG GTGACGCTGATCCCGACCCACGACACGGAGGTGACCCGTGACTGGTACCAGCAGACTCACGAGAGGCAGCAGGAGCTCAACATCATGGTGCTGGCCTCCAGCAGCACCGTCGTCATGCAGGACGAGTCTTTCCCCGCCTGCAAGATTGAGTTTTAA